The following coding sequences lie in one Pseudoxanthomonas sp. SE1 genomic window:
- the ggpS gene encoding glucosylglycerol-phosphate synthase, protein MSLLKNSPDPLLLATDLDGTFLAGDPAARKQLYHLVDAHPGVKLAWVTGRGREAILPLLADPGLPTPDYLICDVGATVLRTADMQPIQPLQSRIEARWPGEHVVADAMRRFPMLVRQEVPQERRCSYYCHPEQLSTIQAEVETVAASLGCEVLYSADRYLDILPRDTRKGSTLTALVEELDLEHGRVLVAGDTLNDLSMYGEGFPGVCVGDSEPALLAATAGMDQVLHAEAPGCGGILQAMAHFDLLRADDYAPPTHAPGKAELVMVYHRLPYEEHIVDGKRVRRPHSSPNGIIPSLLSFFGEGQPGSWVAWTVADPKGPPVELHTPVDAERYPGLTATNVPLTKHEVDVFYKRFSKEAFWPVINSFWERARFSEDDWALFKRVNRRFAEAAAAEAAPGATVWLHDYNLWMVPSVLRELRPDVKIAFFHHTQFPSADIFAILPWRREILGSLMACDYVGFHIPRHAENFTDAVRSTFPVEVTARAQCAPRFLTFGCAVGVEDMATELRIDGRTVRIGAHPIGTDVGRIQACLETEQVAEDIARIRDEIGRRKLVLSIERLDYTKGILQKLHAFERLLDESPELRGEVTLVLVCVPAAKEMTVYRPLQQQIEQAVGRINGRLSQLDWTPVRFFARVLPFADVVAHYAAADVMWITPLRDGLNLVAKEFVAVQGLDGGDGVLVLSEFAGAAAELKGAVLTNPHDPADLARALRHALVMTQGEREDRQRRLYDIVRHYDLSRWGREFLAAARGVQGEVNAETRTAIAA, encoded by the coding sequence ATGAGCCTGTTGAAGAATTCGCCCGATCCGCTGTTGTTGGCCACCGATCTGGACGGCACGTTCCTGGCCGGCGATCCGGCCGCGCGCAAGCAGCTGTACCACCTGGTCGACGCGCATCCCGGCGTGAAGCTGGCGTGGGTCACCGGGCGCGGACGCGAAGCCATCCTGCCGCTGCTGGCCGATCCCGGCCTGCCCACGCCGGACTATCTGATCTGCGACGTGGGCGCGACCGTGCTGCGCACCGCGGACATGCAGCCGATCCAGCCGCTGCAATCGCGGATCGAAGCGCGCTGGCCGGGCGAGCACGTGGTTGCCGATGCGATGCGCCGCTTCCCGATGCTGGTGCGCCAGGAGGTGCCGCAGGAACGCCGGTGCTCGTATTACTGCCATCCGGAACAGCTGTCGACCATCCAGGCCGAGGTGGAAACCGTGGCCGCATCGCTGGGCTGCGAGGTGCTGTATTCGGCCGACCGTTACCTGGACATCCTGCCGCGCGACACGCGCAAGGGCAGCACGCTGACGGCGCTGGTGGAAGAACTCGATCTGGAACACGGCCGCGTGCTGGTGGCCGGCGACACGCTCAACGACCTGTCGATGTATGGCGAAGGCTTCCCCGGCGTGTGCGTGGGCGATTCCGAACCCGCGCTGCTCGCCGCCACCGCCGGCATGGACCAGGTGCTGCACGCGGAGGCGCCGGGCTGTGGCGGCATCCTGCAGGCGATGGCGCACTTCGACCTGCTGCGCGCCGACGACTACGCGCCGCCCACGCATGCCCCCGGCAAGGCGGAACTGGTGATGGTCTACCACCGCCTGCCGTATGAAGAACACATCGTCGACGGCAAGCGCGTGCGTCGCCCGCACAGTTCGCCCAACGGCATCATCCCCAGCCTGCTGAGCTTCTTCGGCGAGGGTCAGCCCGGTTCGTGGGTGGCGTGGACGGTGGCCGATCCGAAGGGCCCGCCGGTGGAGCTGCATACGCCGGTGGATGCGGAGCGCTATCCCGGTCTCACCGCCACCAACGTGCCGTTGACCAAACACGAGGTGGACGTCTTCTACAAGCGCTTCTCGAAGGAGGCGTTCTGGCCGGTCATCAACAGTTTCTGGGAGCGTGCGCGTTTCAGCGAGGACGACTGGGCGCTGTTCAAGCGGGTCAACCGCCGCTTCGCCGAAGCCGCCGCCGCCGAGGCCGCACCCGGCGCGACGGTATGGCTGCACGACTACAACCTGTGGATGGTGCCGTCGGTGCTGCGCGAGCTGCGCCCGGACGTGAAGATCGCCTTCTTCCACCACACGCAGTTCCCGTCGGCCGACATCTTCGCGATCCTGCCGTGGCGGCGCGAGATCCTCGGCAGCCTGATGGCGTGCGACTACGTGGGCTTCCACATCCCGCGCCATGCGGAGAACTTCACCGACGCGGTACGCAGCACGTTCCCGGTGGAGGTCACCGCGCGTGCGCAGTGCGCGCCGCGCTTCCTGACCTTCGGCTGCGCGGTGGGCGTGGAGGACATGGCCACCGAACTGCGCATCGACGGGCGCACCGTGCGCATCGGCGCGCATCCCATCGGCACCGACGTGGGCCGCATCCAGGCGTGCCTGGAAACGGAGCAGGTGGCCGAGGATATCGCGCGCATCCGCGACGAGATCGGCCGGCGCAAGCTGGTGCTGTCGATCGAACGGCTGGACTACACCAAGGGCATCCTGCAGAAGCTGCACGCGTTCGAGCGCCTGCTGGACGAGTCCCCGGAACTGCGGGGCGAAGTGACCCTGGTGCTGGTGTGCGTGCCGGCCGCGAAGGAGATGACGGTGTACCGCCCGCTGCAGCAGCAGATCGAACAGGCGGTGGGCCGGATCAACGGACGGCTGTCGCAGCTGGACTGGACGCCGGTGCGCTTCTTCGCGCGTGTGCTGCCGTTCGCCGACGTGGTGGCGCATTACGCCGCCGCCGATGTCATGTGGATCACGCCGCTGCGCGATGGCCTGAACCTGGTGGCGAAGGAGTTCGTCGCGGTGCAGGGCCTGGACGGCGGCGACGGCGTGCTGGTGCTGTCGGAATTCGCGGGTGCGGCGGCGGAACTGAAGGGCGCGGTGCTGACCAATCCGCATGATCCGGCGGATCTCGCGCGCGCATTGCGGCACGCGCTGGTGATGACGCAGGGCGAACGCGAAGACCGCCAGCGCAGGCTGTACGACATCGTCCGCCACTACGATCTATCGCGCTGGGGCAGGGAGTTCCTCGCCGCGGCGCGCGGTGTGCAGGGCGAGGTAAATGCAGAAACGCGGACGGCCATCGCGGCTTAA
- a CDS encoding LysR family transcriptional regulator — protein MARRFDHLADVEALVAVVDHGSLTAAAVALSTTPSVISRAVARLETRLGSQLLRRTTRRTSLTEAGRLYVEQARAAFHLIDDAERAVQGEAGTLSGHVRLSVPTTYGHYRLPWLLRDFVRQHPQVRLEVNIANRNVDLVAEGYDLAIRLGALPDSGLVGRTLEDATLSVVASPDYLAAHGTPQTLDELAAHACLPFVLPSSGRVAPWLFRVDGGDVDWVPCSRIEVSDDVLGVVSLAQAGVGICQTYDFIIDACTRRGAELVRALPDLSGRTRPFSLIYAPHRRLSAASRALIDALVSATTTRT, from the coding sequence ATGGCGCGACGGTTCGATCACCTGGCCGATGTCGAGGCGCTGGTGGCGGTGGTGGATCACGGCTCGCTGACGGCCGCCGCGGTGGCGCTGTCCACCACGCCCTCGGTGATCAGCCGCGCGGTCGCCCGGCTGGAAACGCGGCTGGGCAGCCAGTTGCTGCGGCGGACCACACGCCGGACCAGCCTGACCGAAGCCGGTCGCCTGTACGTGGAACAGGCGCGCGCCGCGTTCCACCTGATCGACGATGCCGAACGCGCGGTGCAGGGCGAGGCGGGCACGCTCAGCGGACATGTGCGCCTCAGCGTGCCGACCACCTACGGCCACTACCGGCTGCCGTGGCTGCTGCGCGATTTCGTGCGGCAGCACCCGCAGGTGCGGCTGGAGGTGAACATCGCCAACCGCAACGTGGATCTGGTGGCCGAGGGCTACGACCTGGCCATCCGGCTGGGCGCGCTGCCCGACAGCGGGCTGGTGGGCAGGACGCTGGAGGATGCGACGCTCAGCGTGGTGGCCTCACCGGATTACCTGGCTGCGCACGGCACGCCGCAGACGCTGGACGAATTGGCGGCGCATGCCTGCCTGCCGTTCGTGCTGCCCAGCAGCGGACGCGTGGCGCCGTGGCTGTTCCGCGTGGACGGCGGTGACGTGGACTGGGTGCCGTGCTCGCGCATCGAGGTGTCCGATGACGTGCTGGGGGTGGTGTCGCTGGCGCAGGCCGGCGTCGGCATCTGCCAGACGTACGACTTCATCATCGATGCCTGCACGCGTCGCGGTGCGGAGCTGGTGCGTGCGTTGCCGGACCTGTCGGGACGCACGCGTCCTTTCTCGCTGATCTACGCGCCGCATCGCCGTCTCTCCGCGGCATCGCGCGCGTTGATCGATGCGCTGGTATCGGCGACAACGACGCGCACGTAA
- a CDS encoding type 1 glutamine amidotransferase domain-containing protein → MKLLAPLTAAVLLAVASANAQAAHVLVVLSDADHLDLRDGQVYPTGFYLNELMQPVKALRDAGHEITFATPEGRAPTVDRTSVDKAYFGNDAASLQSHADLLAQLRLTSATQSPVLSLARVEQIGYGEFDAVYIPGGHAPMQDLLASPALGRLLTDFHQQGKPTALVCHGPIALLSTLPGNAAFIQRMERDNRAPTPADWIYAGYQVTVISNDEEEQAKAALNGGRMKFYPQTALQQAGVQYRSNTQPWQSNVVVDRELITGQNPASAVGVAKVLLERLD, encoded by the coding sequence ATGAAGCTGCTCGCCCCCCTCACCGCCGCCGTCCTGCTCGCCGTCGCCTCGGCCAACGCCCAGGCCGCCCACGTGCTCGTGGTGCTGTCCGATGCCGACCACCTCGACCTGCGCGACGGCCAGGTCTACCCCACCGGCTTCTACCTCAACGAACTGATGCAGCCGGTCAAGGCGCTGCGCGACGCCGGCCACGAGATCACCTTCGCCACGCCGGAAGGCCGCGCGCCGACGGTGGACCGCACCTCGGTGGACAAGGCCTATTTCGGCAACGACGCTGCCAGCCTGCAATCGCACGCCGACTTGCTGGCGCAGTTGAGGCTGACCTCCGCCACGCAGTCGCCGGTGCTCAGCCTGGCCCGGGTGGAGCAGATCGGTTACGGCGAATTCGACGCCGTCTACATCCCCGGCGGCCACGCGCCCATGCAGGACCTGCTGGCCAGCCCGGCCCTGGGCCGCCTGCTGACCGACTTCCACCAGCAGGGCAAGCCCACCGCGCTGGTCTGCCATGGCCCCATCGCCCTCCTGTCCACGCTGCCGGGCAACGCCGCCTTCATACAGCGGATGGAACGCGACAATCGCGCCCCGACGCCGGCCGACTGGATCTACGCCGGCTACCAGGTCACGGTGATCAGCAACGATGAGGAAGAACAGGCCAAGGCCGCGCTCAACGGCGGCCGCATGAAGTTCTACCCGCAGACGGCGCTGCAGCAGGCCGGCGTGCAGTACCGCAGCAACACCCAGCCGTGGCAGTCGAACGTGGTGGTCGATCGGGAACTGATCACCGGCCAGAACCCGGCCTCGGCGGTGGGTGTGGCGAAGGTGTTACTGGAGCGGTTGGACTGA
- a CDS encoding transposase, with amino-acid sequence MTDYRRTLVPGATYFFTVNLADRRATLLVDHIDLLRDAIRYVRRRHPFDIDAMVVLPDHLHAILTLPSGDADFPLRWRLIKTWFSRHLPHGEHRRASRIEKGERGIWQRRYWEHLIRDEIDFARHVDYIHWNPVKHGHVARVVDWPYSTFHRFVRDGVLTKDWGNGGDDASFGERQ; translated from the coding sequence ATGACCGACTACCGACGCACTCTCGTCCCCGGCGCCACCTACTTCTTCACGGTCAATCTCGCTGACCGTCGTGCCACGCTGCTGGTCGACCACATCGACCTGTTGCGCGATGCAATCCGGTACGTGCGCCGCCGTCATCCGTTCGATATCGACGCCATGGTCGTGCTTCCGGATCACCTGCACGCCATCTTGACGTTGCCATCCGGCGACGCCGATTTCCCCCTGCGCTGGCGCCTCATCAAGACCTGGTTTTCACGCCACCTGCCCCACGGCGAACATCGACGCGCGAGCCGTATCGAAAAAGGCGAGCGCGGCATATGGCAACGACGGTATTGGGAGCATCTGATACGCGACGAGATCGACTTCGCGCGGCATGTGGATTACATCCACTGGAATCCGGTGAAGCACGGGCACGTGGCGCGTGTTGTGGATTGGCCTTATTCCACGTTCCATCGATTTGTGCGGGATGGGGTGTTGACGAAGGATTGGGGTAATGGCGGAGATGACGCGAGCTTCGGAGAGCGGCAGTGA
- a CDS encoding DUF5694 domain-containing protein has protein sequence MEEKLMRCFLMLALLLLHGAAWAAGPPARVIVIGTYHFSNPGQDQANVESVDVTVPRRQAELQAVTDALAGFKPTFVGVEWPAEAARDNYARYLDGTLPASRNEVVQLGFRLAKQVGLERVHGLDVPGDFPFEPLSAWAQANGKSGDLQALMAQAQGITARITALQTTHSIGGVLREMNTPQALDEAASFYAEFLRYGSGEQQPGVELNAAWAKRNFAICARLLQALKPGDRAVVFYGQGHAPQLAACLRSAPGVELVEAGTFLPAS, from the coding sequence ATGGAGGAAAAGCTCATGCGTTGTTTCCTCATGCTGGCGTTGCTCCTGTTGCACGGTGCCGCATGGGCGGCCGGGCCGCCGGCCCGCGTCATCGTCATCGGTACCTACCACTTCAGCAATCCGGGTCAGGACCAGGCCAACGTGGAGTCGGTGGACGTCACGGTGCCCCGGCGTCAGGCGGAACTGCAGGCGGTGACCGATGCCCTGGCCGGGTTCAAGCCGACATTCGTCGGCGTCGAGTGGCCGGCTGAAGCGGCGCGCGACAACTACGCGCGCTATCTCGACGGCACGCTGCCAGCCTCCCGCAACGAGGTCGTGCAGTTGGGATTCCGCCTGGCCAAGCAGGTGGGGCTCGAACGTGTTCACGGGCTGGATGTTCCGGGTGACTTCCCATTCGAGCCGTTGAGCGCGTGGGCGCAGGCCAATGGCAAGTCGGGCGACCTGCAAGCGCTGATGGCGCAGGCCCAGGGCATCACGGCGCGCATTACCGCGCTGCAAACCACCCACAGCATCGGCGGCGTGCTGCGCGAAATGAACACGCCGCAGGCCCTCGATGAGGCCGCGAGCTTCTACGCGGAGTTCCTGCGCTACGGAAGCGGCGAGCAGCAGCCAGGGGTCGAACTCAATGCCGCGTGGGCGAAGCGCAATTTCGCGATCTGCGCGCGACTGCTGCAAGCACTCAAGCCCGGCGACCGCGCGGTGGTGTTCTACGGCCAAGGACACGCTCCTCAGCTGGCAGCCTGTTTGCGGTCTGCGCCGGGCGTCGAGCTTGTCGAGGCGGGGACGTTTCTTCCGGCCTCTTGA
- a CDS encoding LysR family transcriptional regulator encodes MQHDLNDLYYFAMVVDHGGFAAAERALGIPKSRLSRRISQLETDLGVRLLQRSTRRFAVTDVGMSVHRHAQTMLAEAQAAREVVDRLSAEPRGVVRVSVPVAVAQMQLPKILPAFLDKYPKVRLQLHVNNRRVDIINEGYDVALRVRAKLDDDGSLVMRSFGQIQELLVASPKYLNRAGRPKVPEDLAEHVTLSISEDEARQRWELHGPNGEVRRIELNPRLAGFDFPLLQSMAKDGYGITLLPETVCAEAVRRGELEVVLPEWSLPQGICHAVFASRRGMLPAVRVFIDFLAEHLPQQIESSRLDCGGKCSEEKEKAIAMAIDNTKAAKVKKAS; translated from the coding sequence ATGCAGCACGACCTCAACGACCTCTATTACTTCGCGATGGTGGTGGACCACGGCGGCTTCGCCGCGGCGGAACGGGCGCTGGGCATCCCCAAGTCCCGCCTGAGCCGGCGCATCAGCCAGTTGGAGACCGACCTGGGCGTACGCCTGTTGCAGCGCTCCACCCGTCGCTTCGCGGTGACGGACGTGGGCATGAGCGTGCACCGCCATGCGCAGACGATGCTGGCCGAGGCGCAGGCCGCGCGCGAGGTGGTCGATCGCCTGAGCGCCGAGCCGCGCGGCGTGGTGCGCGTCAGCGTGCCGGTGGCGGTGGCGCAGATGCAGTTGCCGAAGATCCTGCCGGCCTTCCTGGACAAGTACCCGAAGGTGCGGCTGCAGCTGCACGTCAACAACCGCCGCGTGGACATCATCAACGAGGGCTACGACGTGGCCCTGCGCGTGCGCGCCAAGCTCGACGACGACGGCAGCCTGGTGATGCGCAGCTTCGGCCAGATCCAGGAGTTGCTGGTGGCCAGCCCGAAGTACCTCAACCGCGCCGGCCGCCCGAAGGTGCCGGAAGACCTGGCCGAGCACGTCACCCTGAGCATCAGCGAGGACGAAGCGCGCCAGCGCTGGGAGCTGCATGGGCCCAATGGCGAGGTGCGCCGCATCGAGTTGAATCCGCGCCTGGCGGGTTTCGATTTCCCGCTGCTGCAGTCGATGGCGAAGGACGGTTACGGCATCACGCTGCTGCCGGAGACGGTGTGCGCGGAGGCGGTGCGCAGGGGCGAACTGGAGGTGGTGCTGCCGGAGTGGAGCTTGCCGCAGGGCATCTGCCATGCGGTGTTCGCCTCGCGCCGGGGCATGTTGCCGGCGGTGCGGGTGTTCATCGATTTCCTGGCCGAGCACCTGCCGCAGCAGATCGAATCCTCGCGGCTGGATTGCGGCGGCAAGTGTTCGGAGGAGAAGGAGAAGGCTATCGCGATGGCCATCGACAACACCAAGGCCGCCAAGGTGAAGAAGGCGTCGTAA
- a CDS encoding NAD(P)H-dependent oxidoreductase, with the protein MKLLHIDSSALAANSVSRQLTAAIVARWQDSVPGLEVTYRDLDTDPLPHLTNAVLGGGDAAAAQAAEQAMQEFLAADVIVLGAPRYNFGVPSTLKAWIDRVAVAGRTFKYTENGPVGLAGGKQVIVAEASGGEYAGTAIDFVAPYLTQVFKFLGITDVEFIRAERVAYSPQHKAEAIEAALASIPTPLRKAA; encoded by the coding sequence ATGAAACTATTGCATATCGACAGCAGCGCCCTGGCCGCCAACTCGGTCAGCCGACAACTGACCGCCGCCATCGTAGCCCGTTGGCAGGACAGCGTGCCCGGGCTGGAGGTCACCTACCGCGACCTCGACACCGATCCGCTGCCGCACCTGACCAACGCCGTACTGGGTGGGGGCGATGCCGCCGCCGCACAAGCCGCCGAGCAGGCGATGCAGGAGTTCCTTGCCGCCGACGTCATCGTGCTGGGCGCCCCGCGCTACAACTTCGGCGTGCCGTCCACGCTGAAGGCCTGGATCGACCGCGTGGCCGTGGCCGGCCGCACCTTCAAGTACACCGAGAACGGCCCCGTCGGCTTGGCCGGCGGCAAGCAGGTGATCGTGGCCGAAGCCAGCGGTGGCGAGTACGCCGGCACGGCGATCGACTTCGTGGCGCCGTACCTGACGCAGGTGTTCAAGTTCCTCGGCATCACCGACGTGGAGTTCATCCGCGCCGAGCGCGTGGCGTATTCGCCGCAGCACAAGGCCGAGGCCATCGAGGCCGCGCTGGCGAGCATCCCGACGCCGCTGCGCAAGGCGGCCTGA
- a CDS encoding DNA alkylation repair protein has translation MPAKRSPPDAIEPAQALALLKNAASPAHRAGLARYGIPDTHALGVPMREIQALGKRIGRRHAMAQPLWDSGIYEARLLVAFIADPARLTPARMDRWCRQFDTWAVCDTLCLHLFDRSPHAWGRIDAWALRRGEFEKRAAFALLAGLAVHDRHTPDAPFLAGLAHVDAAAGDARNFVSKGVSWALRAIGHRNAALHAEAIDRATALAATDDPARRWVGKDALRDLGRAAVLAKVAKATKGRAKKA, from the coding sequence ATGCCCGCGAAAAGGTCTCCGCCTGATGCCATCGAACCGGCACAAGCACTCGCTCTACTGAAGAACGCCGCCAGTCCCGCGCATCGCGCCGGGCTGGCGCGCTACGGCATTCCCGACACGCACGCGCTGGGCGTGCCGATGCGCGAGATCCAGGCGCTCGGCAAGCGCATCGGCCGTCGTCACGCCATGGCCCAGCCCCTCTGGGACAGCGGCATCTACGAAGCCCGCCTGCTGGTGGCCTTCATCGCCGATCCCGCACGCCTCACCCCGGCCCGGATGGACCGCTGGTGCCGCCAGTTCGACACCTGGGCGGTCTGCGACACGCTGTGCCTGCACCTGTTCGACCGCAGCCCGCATGCGTGGGGGCGGATCGATGCGTGGGCGCTCAGGCGCGGCGAATTCGAGAAACGCGCGGCGTTCGCGCTGCTGGCCGGGCTGGCGGTGCACGACCGCCACACGCCGGATGCGCCCTTCCTCGCGGGGCTGGCGCATGTGGACGCAGCGGCCGGCGATGCGCGCAACTTCGTCAGCAAGGGCGTGAGCTGGGCGCTGCGTGCCATCGGCCACCGCAATGCGGCGTTGCATGCGGAGGCGATCGACCGGGCCACCGCGCTTGCGGCGACCGACGATCCGGCGCGACGCTGGGTCGGCAAGGACGCGCTGCGCGATCTGGGCCGCGCGGCGGTGCTCGCCAAGGTGGCGAAGGCGACGAAGGGACGTGCGAAGAAGGCGTGA
- the serS gene encoding serine--tRNA ligase, whose protein sequence is MLDPVLLRTQPAELAQRLKETRGFDLDVSRIAELEASRKQIQKRTEELQNLRNTRSKAIGQAKAKGEDVSALMAEVAGFGDELKASEARLDEIRAEIEGIALGIPNLPHASVPVGSDEAGNVEQHRWGTPRTFDFPVKDHVELGARHGWLDADTAAKLSGARFTVLRGQLARLHRALAQFMLDLHTNEHGYEETSVPVIVNADSMRGTGQLPKFEEDLFATQLGEHKRYLIPTSEVPLTNIVRDEILDDARLPLRMTAHSMCFRSEAGSGGRDVRGMIRQHQFEKVELVSIARPSESYDEQERMTRAAETVLEKLGLPYRRMLLCTGDMGFGATRTFDLEVWLPSQDMYREISSCSNCEDFQARRMQARWRNPATGKPEPVHTLNGSGTAVGRALIAVMENYQNADGSITVPEVLRPYMGGADRIA, encoded by the coding sequence ATGCTCGATCCCGTCCTGCTCCGCACCCAGCCCGCCGAACTCGCCCAGCGCCTCAAGGAGACCCGCGGTTTCGACCTGGATGTGTCTCGCATCGCCGAGCTGGAAGCGTCCCGCAAGCAGATCCAGAAACGCACCGAGGAACTGCAGAACTTGCGCAATACGCGCTCCAAGGCCATCGGCCAGGCCAAGGCCAAGGGCGAGGACGTGTCCGCACTGATGGCGGAAGTGGCCGGCTTCGGCGACGAGCTGAAGGCTTCGGAAGCGAGGCTGGACGAGATCCGCGCCGAGATCGAGGGCATCGCCCTGGGTATCCCCAACCTGCCGCACGCCAGCGTGCCGGTGGGCAGCGACGAGGCCGGCAATGTCGAACAGCACCGCTGGGGCACGCCGCGCACGTTCGACTTCCCGGTGAAGGACCATGTGGAACTCGGCGCCCGCCACGGCTGGCTCGATGCCGACACCGCCGCCAAGCTGTCCGGCGCGCGCTTCACCGTGCTGCGTGGCCAGCTGGCCCGCCTGCACCGCGCACTCGCGCAATTCATGCTCGACCTGCACACCAACGAACACGGTTACGAAGAAACCAGCGTGCCGGTGATCGTCAACGCCGATTCCATGCGCGGCACCGGCCAGCTGCCGAAGTTCGAGGAAGACCTGTTCGCCACGCAGCTGGGCGAACACAAGCGCTACCTGATCCCGACGTCCGAAGTGCCGCTGACGAATATCGTGCGCGACGAGATCCTCGACGACGCCCGCCTGCCGCTGCGCATGACCGCGCATTCGATGTGCTTCCGCTCCGAAGCCGGCAGCGGCGGCCGCGATGTGCGCGGCATGATCCGCCAGCACCAGTTCGAGAAGGTGGAACTGGTCTCCATCGCGCGCCCGTCGGAAAGCTACGACGAGCAGGAGCGCATGACCCGCGCCGCCGAGACCGTGCTGGAGAAGCTTGGACTGCCGTACCGCCGCATGCTGCTGTGCACCGGCGACATGGGCTTCGGCGCCACCAGGACCTTCGACCTGGAAGTCTGGCTGCCATCGCAGGACATGTACCGCGAGATTTCCTCCTGCTCCAACTGCGAGGATTTCCAGGCCCGCCGCATGCAGGCCCGCTGGCGCAATCCGGCCACCGGCAAGCCCGAGCCGGTGCACACCCTCAACGGTTCCGGCACGGCCGTCGGCCGTGCGCTGATCGCGGTGATGGAGAACTACCAGAACGCCGACGGCTCGATCACCGTGCCTGAGGTGCTGCGGCCATATATGGGTGGCGCGGACCGCATCGCCTGA
- a CDS encoding energy transducer TonB, with amino-acid sequence MSAQQPHEPHFTFRLPRTALRNAAIAFGIGLLLFVIVWWAGRDDGFYTPEATAPGKSLPIEALPEPLSTGDGASGMEEPAPRPPAEERPQLVEEKPMPAPVSETPVATAPVSATPSAAGVPLAPGEVPVPIPGQTPAPEYPPSAMRNGAEGTVMVRVEVGADGVPTSVDVAQRSGSRDLDRAAVAAVRRWRFQPAQRDGQPVPGAVTVPIDFKMR; translated from the coding sequence ATGTCGGCCCAGCAACCGCACGAACCGCACTTCACCTTCCGCCTGCCTCGCACCGCCCTGCGCAACGCCGCCATCGCCTTCGGCATCGGCCTGCTGCTGTTCGTGATCGTCTGGTGGGCGGGCCGCGACGACGGGTTCTACACACCCGAAGCCACCGCGCCCGGCAAATCGCTGCCGATCGAGGCGCTGCCCGAACCCCTTTCCACCGGCGATGGCGCGAGCGGCATGGAAGAACCCGCACCGCGACCGCCCGCCGAGGAGCGCCCGCAGCTGGTGGAAGAAAAGCCGATGCCCGCGCCCGTGTCGGAGACCCCGGTAGCCACGGCACCGGTCAGTGCGACGCCGTCGGCGGCAGGCGTCCCGCTCGCCCCCGGCGAGGTGCCGGTGCCGATCCCCGGCCAGACACCCGCGCCCGAATACCCGCCCTCGGCCATGCGCAATGGCGCGGAAGGCACGGTGATGGTGCGGGTAGAAGTGGGTGCGGATGGCGTTCCCACGTCGGTCGACGTGGCCCAGCGCAGCGGCTCCCGCGATCTGGATCGCGCCGCGGTGGCGGCCGTGCGTCGCTGGCGCTTCCAGCCGGCGCAGCGCGATGGCCAGCCGGTGCCGGGCGCGGTGACGGTGCCGATCGATTTCAAGATGCGGTGA
- a CDS encoding energy transducer TonB, with protein MSMPTNNEYRTPDTVQDTTVEPRRTTSPVLLVLFAFAVTAGGLIWWSQSRGPAETPVATLPAPVMDEPTATTPAKERVTEAANRERTERAAARQAMISREASPLASNAEPKYPASMLRAGVGGTVVVLAEVDAQGNPVDVRVIERSGERDLDRAALSAVRQWRFEPAMRNGKAIATSVKVPVDFRPI; from the coding sequence ATGTCGATGCCCACGAACAACGAATACCGCACCCCGGATACCGTGCAAGACACCACGGTTGAACCGCGCCGCACCACATCCCCTGTCCTGCTGGTGCTGTTCGCCTTTGCGGTCACCGCAGGCGGCCTGATCTGGTGGAGCCAGTCGCGCGGTCCGGCCGAAACCCCGGTGGCGACCCTGCCCGCACCGGTCATGGATGAGCCGACAGCGACCACGCCCGCCAAAGAGCGTGTCACCGAGGCCGCCAACCGCGAACGTACCGAACGCGCAGCCGCCCGTCAGGCCATGATCAGTCGTGAGGCCAGCCCGCTCGCCAGCAACGCCGAGCCGAAGTACCCCGCTTCGATGCTGCGTGCCGGCGTCGGTGGCACCGTGGTGGTGCTGGCCGAGGTGGATGCCCAGGGCAATCCGGTCGACGTGCGCGTGATCGAGCGCAGCGGCGAACGCGATCTGGACCGCGCCGCGCTGAGTGCCGTGCGCCAGTGGCGCTTCGAGCCTGCCATGCGCAATGGCAAGGCGATCGCCACCAGCGTGAAGGTGCCGGTGGACTTCAGGCCCATCTGA